A single region of the Salmo salar chromosome ssa16, Ssal_v3.1, whole genome shotgun sequence genome encodes:
- the LOC123727855 gene encoding rootletin: MSSQGDQREPTSPGLEAVIQKLEESLLSSLPDSSSRVEESNLSLTTRGDGQDSAAATPAATPAATPVSGSASSTATPVSSRIRQIITRNLANPADDDTSLQEENRVLKEQLSQTRMDRDQLLVKQTQLTDRVGTIASSLNRPLSQTG, translated from the exons ATGAGTTCTCAAGGAGACCAACGCGAACCAACATCGCCTGGACTAGAAGCTGTGATTCAG aagctggaggagtctctactctctagtctccctgacagcagcagcagggtagaggagagtaatCTGTCTCTGACAAcaagaggagatggacaggactCTGCCGCTGCCACGCCCGCTGCCACGCCCGCTGCCACGCCCGTCTCAGGCTCCGCCTCCTCTACAGCAACACCCGTCTCCTCCCGCATCAGACAGATCATCACCAGGAACCTGGCTAACCCTGCTG ATGATGACACCAGTCTACAGGAGGAGAACAGAGTCCTGAAGGAGCAGCTGTCTCAGACCAGGATGGACCGGGACCAGCTACTGGTCAAACAGACCCAGCTCacagacagggtaggaaccatagCATCATCACTGAACAGACCGCTTTCacagacagggtag